The DNA sequence GGGGTCCTTGTCGGCGACCGGCCGGCCCTGCGGCCGTTGCCGGGCGTACGCGACGGACTTCAGGTAGCCGGTGTAGCCGAGCGCGGTGGCGCCGGCCCCGATGCCGATGCGCGCCTCGTTCATCATGTGGAACATCAGCGCCAGCCCTCGGTGCGGCTGCCCGACCAGGTAGCCGACCGCTCCGGCCCGCCCGTACGGGCGGTGCACCCCTTCGCCGAAGTTGAGCAGCGTGTTGGTGGTGCCCCGGTAGCCGAGCTTGTGGTTGAGCCCGACCAGCACCACGTCGTTGCGCGGGCCGGGCGTGCCGTCGTCGGCGAGCAGCACCTTCGGCACGATGAACAGCGACAGGCCCTTCACGCCGGGCGGCCCGCCGGGAATGCGGGCGAGCACCAGGTGGACGATGTTCTCGGCCAGTTCGTGGTCCCCGGCGGAGATCCACATCTTGGTGCCGGTCAGCCGGTAGGTGCCGTCGTCCTGCGGCTCGGCCCGGGTGGTCAGGTCGGCCAGCGAGCTGCCGGCCTGCGGCTCGGACAGGCACATGGTGCCGAAGAACCGACCGGCGACCATCGGGCGGACCCAGGTGTCGACCTGTTCGGCGCTGCCGTGGGCGAGCAGCAGGTTGGCGTTGCCGAGCGTGAGGAACGGGTACGCCGAGGTGCCCACGTTGGCGGCCTGGAACCAGGCGAACGCGGCGGCGGCCACCGCGTGCGGGAGCTGCATGCCGCCGACCGACTCGTCCAGCGTGGCGGCGAACAGCCCGGTGTCGGCGAACGCGTCCAGCGCGGCCCTGACCTGCGGAATGGTGCGTACGCGTCCGCCGTCGACGGTGGGTTCGGCGGTGTCGGCGGCGCGGTTGTGCGGGGCGAACCGTTCGGCGGCGACCCGCGCGGCGAGGTCGAGCACCGCGTCGAACGTCTCGCGGGAGTGCTCGGCGTAGCGGGGCCGCTCGGTCAGCCGGGTCACGTCCAGCCAGTCGTGCAGCAGGAACGCCAGGTCACGGCGGGACAGCAGCAGGTCGGACGACGACAACGCGGACTCCTCCCGGTCGGCCGGCCTCAGCCGCGGCGCAGCCCGGCGACGGCCTCCCGCAGGTCATCCTGGCCGATCGGGGCCGGCGGCGCACCCTCCACCGCCTCGCGTCGCGGTGCCCGCCGAGTACGGGATGGGTCCTGGAAGCGTCGCGTCAGCCTGTCGTCAGCAGGCTGCGCGAGTCTTCTGGGCACCGGCCCGGTCGAAGGAACCGGGCCGGTGCTCGGACCCTCGGCGATTGGATCATCACTGGTGAAAAAGCCTCCCTCCATGGCGGCGGCCCTCTGCGTCACGGCCACCCTGACCACATGCGCACTGCTGGGCGCCTCCCCCGCCCTGGGCGCGGAGTCGGGATCGGACCTGCCGCCGGCCCTCGCCCCGCTGACCGCCCAGTACCAGACGGTCGCGTGCGATCCCGCAGGTCCCACCACGGGCGACGGGACGCTCGCCACCCAACTGAACTCGCGGCTGAACTCGGACATGCGGGGCTACCTGACGGCGTACCGCGTGTCCTGCGCGCGGGAGGTGGTCGAGGCGGTGCGGGCGCGAGGGCTGGCTTCGCGCGCGGCGGTCATCGCGATCACCACCGTGATCGTCGAGACCCACCTGCAGAACATCAGTGAGGAGGTGGACCACACCAGCCTCGGCCTGTTCCAGCAGCAGGAGTGGTGGGGCACCCGGGCCGAGCGGCTCAACCCGGCCTCGGCCACGAACGCCTTCCTCGACGCGATGGTGCGGAAGTATCCCAACGGCAGTTGGGCCAGCGCTCCGATCGGCGAGGTCTGCCAAGCGGTGCAGGTGTCGGCCTACCCCGACCGCTACCAGGTCCAGGCGCCGGACGCGCAGATCATCGTCGATGCGCTCTGGGATGCCGCCGGTCCCCGTACCGAGGACGTGCCGATCTCGGGTGACTGGAACGGCGACGGCATCGACACCGTCGGCGTCTTCCGACCCAGCAACTCCACCTTCTACCTCCGCGACACCAACAGCGGCGACGCCACCCGCATCTTCAAATTCGGCCACGGCCCCTCCGGCGACATCCCCGTCGCCGGCGACTGGAACAACGACGGCAAAGACTCCGTCGGCGTCTTCCGCCCCACCAACTCCACCTGGTACCTCACCAACGGCACCACCACCAACACCAACACCACCGACCACGAATTCATCTTCGGACACGGCCCCTCCGGCGACCAACCCATCGCCGGCGACTGGAACAACAACGGCTACGACTCCGTCGGCGTCTTCCGCCCCACCAACTCCACCTGGTACCTCACCAACGGCACCACCACCAACACCAACGACACCAACTACGAATTCAAATTCGGACACGGCCCCTCCGGCGACCAACCCATCGCCGGCGACTGGAACAACAACGGCTACGACTCCGTCGGCGTCTTCCGCCCCACCAACTCCACCTGGTACCTCACCAACGGCACCACCACCGCCACCAACACCACCGACCACGAATTCATCTTCGGACACGGCCCCTCCGGCGACATCGCCGTACCCGGCCAATGGAACACCAACGCCAACACCACCCCCGGAGTCCGCCGCCCCAGCAACAACACCGTCTACCTCCGCAACACCAACAGCGGCGGCCCCGTCGACACCCAATTCATCTACGGCATCTGACCACCACCACCACGGCGGGACCCGGACACCACCGGGTCCCGCCGCGGTGGCAGTGGGGTCAACCGGGCCTCGATCGCCTCGCACTCGCGCTCCCGGTCGGGAAGGAACGTCGTCCCGAGCAGGTCCCGGAGAGCCGCACAGTGCTGCCGGGCCGCCTCCGGCTCACCCCGGCGGATCGCCACCTTCGCCCGCACGATGAGGGCATCGCTGTGCAGTGCCCGGTAGGCGTTGCGGGAAGCGATGAGGACGGCGTCCTCCGCAGTCCGGCCGGCCTCCTCGGCGGCGCCTTCGAGCAGGGCGGCCTCGGCGAGACCGATGGCCGCCTGGCATTCGAAGTACTGGAAGCCCCGGTTCCGGCTGATCGCCAGGCTCTCGGTGAACCGGGCACGGGCGTCATCGACAGCGCGGCTTCCCAGCAGCGCGAAGCCCAGGGTGTTGAGGGTGGCCGCCTCGGCCCGCAGGTTGCGCAGTTTCCGGGCCAGCCGCACCGCCTCGGCGGCGTTGTGCACGGCCGACACCCACTCGTGCAACTGCCGGTCGAGCTGGCTCAGCTCATCGAGCACCGACAGCTCACGCAGCGTCGCCCCGCTACGACGGTAGTAGTCGAGTGCGGTCTCGAAGTGGGCGCGCGCGGGCTCGAAGTCTTCCATCTGTCGCAGGACCATCGCCAGGTTGTGCCGGTTGGCCATCGCCGACGGATTGCGCGCCGACCTCTCGTTCAACTGCTGAGCCGCCGTCAGGTACCCGGCCGCCTCGGCGAGCTGCCCCCGTTCGTGGCACAGCGTGCCCAGGTCGTTCAATGTCACCGCCCGAACGTGGTGGAACTCGGGGCCGTCCCCCAGTGTCAGGGCCCGCTGGTATAGCTCCTGCGCCTCGTCCGGGTGGCCCAGCTCGGCCTGCACGAGCCCGAGGTTGTGCGACAGGTACGCCTCGCCGACGAGCCAGCCGCTGCCGCGGGCGGCCTCGATGCCCCGTCGGTAGGCGTCGGCGGCCAGGTGATGCTTACCCGCCGCCCAGTGCGCCTGCCCGATGGTCTGATGCATGGCGGCCTGGGCCAGCACGTTGCCCGCAGCCTCCGCGGCGGCGAGCCCGGCCGACCCGGTCGCGAGCCAGGCGAGCACGTCTCCCGAGACGAAGAAGTAGCCACGGAGCTGGTCGGCCAGTTGCCAGGACCGTGCGCCGTGTCCGTCCGCCGCGGCGACCTCGACCGCGGCGAAGAGGTTCGACGCCTCCCGGCTGAGCCATCCCGTCGCGGCGTCGAGGTCGGGAAACGGGTTCTCGGCCGGGTCGACGTCGATCGGCAGCCGCACCATGTCGGCGTAGACCAGGTCCATCGCCGAGGCGGTGCGCGTCAGGTACCAGGTGTAGAGCCGGCCCAGGGCCGCGGCGCGGTCGACGGGCGTCTCGCGGGTCTCGCCGGCCCGCAGCGCGTAGAGGCGCAGCAGGTCGTGGTACCGGTAGCGGCCCGCACCGCCGGGCTGGAGCAGGTTCTCCGCGACAAGGCGCTCCAGCGCCGTCCGGACACCGCGCTGCTCCGTGCCGAGCAGCGCGGCGACCGCGGCGGCCGAGAAGTCCTCCCCGGGGATGAGCGCGGCGGTGTGGAAGACCTCGGCCGCCGCCGACGGCAGGGCGCGGCAGCTGATGGCGAAACTGCTCGTCACGGTACGGTCGCCGAGGCTGAATTGGGCGAGCCGCAGCCGCTCGTCGGTCAGGCCCTGGAGGACCTCGGCGACCGTACTCCCCGGTCGGCCCGCCAACCGGCCCGCCATCAGCCGCACCGCGATCGGCAACCGGCCGCACGCGTCGACCAGGGCCTCGGCCTCCCCGCGTTCGGTCTGGACCCGGGCCGCACCGAGCTTGATCCGCAGCAGGTCCAGCGCCTCGTCCGACGTGAACACCGGCAGGAGCGTCGTGGCGGCGCCGTCCAACTCCTCACACTGGTTACGGCTGGTGACCAGGACCGCGCTTCCGCCCGGACCGGGCAGCAGCAGGCGGATCTGGGCGGCGTTGTGCGCGTTGTCGAGCACGATCAGCACCCGTCGGTCGGCGAGCACGCTGCGGTAGAGCGCGGCGGCCTCGTCCTCGTCACCGGGGACGGCACGAGCCTCGACCCCGAGGGCCTTCAACAGTCGGGCGAGCCCGTACGCGACCGCTACCGGCCGGTCGTCGCCACCGCGGAGGTCGATGTAGAGCTGCCCGTCCGGGAAGTCCCGCCGGAGCCCCCAGGCCGCCTTCAGGGCGAGGCTGGTCTTGCCGACGCCGGCCATGCCGGAAATGACGCGGACGACAGGTGATCCGCGCTCCGGGTAGCGGAATGCGCGTTCGATCTCACGCAGCTCACCGGCACGTCCGCAGAAGTCCACCGGTGGCGCCGGCACCTGCTGCGGCGTGACGGCGCCACGGAGGTCCACCGGCGTACCCGCGCCTCGATCCCCCGGCCCACCGATCACGGCCTGCCGCGCCTCGATCAACTCGCGGCCGGGGTCGACGCCCAGTTCCTCGGCGAGCCGCTGGCGGACACTCTCGAAGGCTTCGATCGCGGCGGCCTGCTGCCCGGAGGCGGCGAGCGCGACGACCAGCCGCGCGTGCAACGACTCGTGCCACGGGAACCGCCCCGCCAGCCGGCGCAGAAGCGGAAGGACCTGCCGCTGCTGGTGCACCACCTCCCCGAGAGCCGCCAGGCGCACGGCCGCCTCCACGCGTTCCTCGGCCAGCGCGGTGATCAACGGATCACCGGCGAGTTCCGGCACGTCCTGGGCGGCGTCGTCGCCACGCCACATGTCCAACGCGTCGAGGAGCAGTTCGAAGGCGCGCCCGGGGGGCAGGGCCGGCGCGCCGGCGTCGAGAAGACGGGACCGGTAGGCCACCAGATCGAGTCGCTCGGGATCGGCCCGCAGTTGGTACCCGCCCGATCCGAGGATCACCGACGGCGCCCGGTCCGGGTGCGGTGTCGGCTCCAGCAGGCGACGGATCCGACTGATGTGGGTCTGCACCACGTTGGTCGCCGACGTCGGCGGCGTGTCTCCCCACAGAAGATGGATGAGCTCCGCGCGGCTCACGGGGCGACCGGGAGTCAGCGCGAGGCGTGCCAACACGACACGGTGCCGTCCGGCCCGGAGATCGGTGGGCTGACCGTCCCGGGTGACCAGCAGCGGTCCCAGCACCGAGATCCGGGCCGGGCCGGTCGCCTCGAGTCGTTCCCACTGCGGCGGCCGGACGAGCTGCTTCATCCGCGCGCGGTCCTCGTGGGGAAGCCCCAGAGCGTCCGCGAGCGCCTGGAGGGAACGTCCTCGCGGCCTCCCGCTACGACCCTGTTCGAGGTCACGAACCACACCGACGCTGACCCCGGCCCGATCTGCGAGATCGGCCTGGGTCAGGCCGCGGCCGACCCGGGCGCGCCGGAGTAGCTCGCTGAGGCCACCATGCCCGTCATCCATCGTCGACACTCCCCCGTACGCATGATCGTCGACCCGAGGGGCCGCCCCGCGGCACCCCCGGCGGCTGGCTCATCGACGGGTAGCCGGCGATCGATGCGCCGACGGCGTGACGACCTGACTCCTACCTCTGTGCGGAGAGATCGTAGTACGAGTTTCACTACAGGATCTGTCCCTCCAGTCGGGCGTCAGGAGCACTCCTCACACTCTGGGCAAGGCGAGCGGCAAGCACGCCAGAACAGACGAGGAGAACACATTGCAGTCATACGCTCGACGAAGCGGCTGGTGGGCCCGCCGGTCGCTGGTGCCGGTGGCGGTGCTGGCCGCGGCCCTGGCCTCGACGCCGACTGTGGCGTCCGCGACGCCCGACAACTCCGCGGTGGACGCGGCCGGGCTGGCGGTCACCGCCGTCCCGGGCGACCCGGCGCTGCCCGAATACCCGGGCCTGGCGCCACGGGCGGGAGCGTTCGCCGCGGTGAGCACCACGCCGATACCCTGCGGTGACAACGGTTCCGACAAGGGCATGCAGCGATCGGATGCGGTCAACCGGGCACGTAGCTGGCTGAGCGTGGGTGGTGTCCCCTACAGCCAGAACCGCTGCTACGAGAACCAGTACGGCGACTACCGCACCGACTGCTCGGGGTTCGTGGCGATGGCATGGGGGCTCGGCGGCTCGGGGAGCTCGTTCTGGACCGGGAACCTGGACAGCCGGTCGCACCCGATCGCACGCGGTGATCTCGCCCCGGGCGATGCGCTGCTCCGGCACACCGGGGATCCCAGCGAGAACCACGTCGCCCTGTTCGTGAAGTGGAGCGACTCCGCGCACACCGCTCCGGTGGTGATCGAGCAGACGGGCAGCTCGGGCACGATCGAACGGACCTGGACCTCCGGCTACGCCGGCCTGTACACCCCGGTCCGCTACGACAACATCCTTGAGGACGTGTCCCCGGAGGACGTGCCGATCTCGGGTGACTGGAACGGCGACGGCATCGACACCGTCGGCGTCTTCCGACCCAGCAACTCCACCTTCTACCTCCGCGACACCAACAGCGGCGACGCCACCCGCATCTTCAAATTCGGCCACGGCCCCTCCGGCGACATCCCCGTCGCCGGCGACTGGAACAACGACGGCAAAGACTCCGTCGGCGTCTTCCGCCCCACCAACTCCACCTGGTACCTCACCAACGGCACCACCACCAACACCAACACCACCGACCACGAATTCATCTTCGGACACGGCCCCTCCGGCGACCAACCCATCGCCGGCGACTGGAACAACAACGGCTACGACTCCGTCGGCGTCTTCCGCCCCACCAACTCCACCTGGTACCTCACCAACGGCACCACCACCAACACCAACGACACCAACTACGAATTCAAATTCGGACACGGCCCCTCCGGCGACCAACCCATCGCCGGCGACTGGAACAACAACGGCTACGACTCCGTCGGCGTCTTCCGCCCCACCAACTCCACCTGGTACCTCACCAACGGCACCACCACCGCCACCAACACCACCGACCACGAATTCATCTTCGGACACGGCCCCTCCGGCGACATCGCCGTACCCGGCCAATGGAACACCAACACCAACACCACCCCCGGAGTCCGCCGCCCCAGCAACAACACCGTCTACCTCCGCAACACCAACAGCGGCGGCCCCGTCGACACCCAATTCATCTACGGCATCTGACCACCACCACCACGGCGGGACCCGGACACCACCGGGTCCCGCCGCGGTGGCGCGCCCGGTCGCAGTCGCGGCGGGCCGGTCGGAAGCGGCAGGGCCGGCCTCAGCCGCGGCGCAGCCCGGCGACGGCCTCCCGCAGGTCATCCTGGCCGATCGGGGCCGGCGGCGCACCCTCCGCGGCCTCCCGTAGCGCCTTGGCGAGTTGCACCCGACGCAGTGCCTCGCGCAGGTCCGCGCCGGTGAGCCCGGCCGTGTCGGCGGCCAGCGCGGCCGGGTCGAGGTCGTCGGCGAACATCCGGAAGCCGGGCTGCTCGTGCCGGTCGATCAGCTCGCGGATCATCTTGGTGAGGATCTCCGCGCGACCGGTGTCGTCCGGCGCCGGGATGGCGATCTTCAGGTCGAAGCGGCCGGAGCGGATCAGTGAGGCGTCGACGCGCTGCGGGAAGTTGGTGGTGGCCACCACGATGACGTCCGGGTTCTCCTCGAACAGCGTGTTCATCTCCTGCTTGAAGATGCCGGCGACGGCGTTGACCGCCTGGCTGGCCGCGTCGCCGCCGGCGCCCGCGTAGCTGATGATCGAGTCGAACTCGTCGAAGAGCATCACGGTGGGCCGGCGGTAGCGGCGGGCGTCGCGGAAGATGCGCTTGATGTTGCGCTCGGAGCCGCCGAGGTACTTGTCCAGGATCTCCGGCGTGCGGATCTCCACGAAGTCCGCGCCGACCTCGTTGGCCAGCGCCCGGGCCAGCATGGTCTTGCCGGTGCCCGGCGGGCCGTACATCAGGATGCCCTGCGGCCGGCGCGCGCCCCAGCGGGCCATCGCCGCCGGGTGCCGGAACGACACCGCCACCTCGCGGAACCGGGCGACCACGTCGGTCAGGCCGCCGACCTGGTCGAGCGTCACCGTCGTGCTGCGCGGCGCGGCCACCGTGGCGCTGCGGGGCGCGGCCACCGTGACCGGCCGCCGCCCCACCCGGTACGTCCGTCCGCGCAGCACCGTCGGCTCCAGGCTGTCGCCGGTCAGTTCGCGGACGGCCTGGAGCAGCAGGCCGAGCACCACGCGCAGGTGCTCCGGTCCCACCTCGGCGCTGGGCACGTCGACGCGGATGCGTACCGTGCCGTTGTCCTGCTCGACGCGCGGGCGCACGCCGGCGGACTCGGCGGCGCGCAGCACGGCCCGGCCGGCCGGGTCGCGCGGCGGCGTGGCCAGCGCGGTGCCGGCCGGTCGCAGCCCGAGCCGGCGGGTCGCCTCGGCGGCCACCCGACCCACCGCGGCGGCCGGGCCGTCGCCGCCGCGCGCGGCGAGCCGCTCGGCCAGCAGCAGGCCGACCGGGCCGGCCAGCCCGAGGGCGAGCAGGCCGGCCGGCGCGGCCTCCACCCGCAGGTACGCCTCGAAACGGTGCACCGGCCGCTCGTCGACGGCGTCGACGCGCAGGGTGCAGCGGACCTCCCGCACCGGGGCGGGGAAGTCGGCGCCGGCCAGCAGCTCCACCGGCCCGTCCTGGGCGGCGGCGAGCAGCCCGGCCGGGTCGACGATGCGCACCTCGGCGCCGAGCAGCGGCACCGTCTCCTCGTCCGGCCGCACGTCGTACCCGGTCATGGGTCCTCTTCCCTCGCGGCGATGTCTGCCACGAGTCTGGCACCGGCCGGGCCGGGCGGCCAACCGCTCAGCCGGCGTCGGCGAGCAGCGCGTCGACCAGGTCGCGGGGCAGCCCGTGGGTGTCGTGCAGCCAGTGGTAGTCGGGTTCGGTCAGCGGGCCCCGCGCCCGGACCCGCTCGACCAGCGGCCGACCGCGCCGCAGCAGCCCCCGGAACCGGCGCTCCTCGTCGCGCAGCGCCGCCCGCAGCGGGCCGGGCTCGCCCGGCTGGCGGAACCGGCGCAGCGTGTCGTCGTATCCGGTCAGCGGCAGCTCGTCCAGGCTCCGCGCCGGGTCGTCGCGCCACAGCACGGTCAACGCGCGGCGCAGCAGCCGGCGCAGCACGTAGCCGCGGCCGGTGTTGCCCGGGCGTACCCCGTCGCCCAGCACGACCACCGCGGACCGCAAATGGTCGGCGACCACGCGCAGGTCCGCGCCGCGCAGGCCCCACCGGTCGCGGACCGCGCCCACCCACGGGCTCAACCCGGCGCCGGTGAACACGGACCGGTCGCCGCGCAGCACCATCTCCAGCCGCTCCAGGCCCATGCCGGTGTCGATGCTGGACACCGGCAGCGGCGTGAGCCGGCCGTCGGAATGCCGGTGGTGTCGCATCTGCACGTGGTTCCACACCTCCACCCAGCGTCCGTCGCCGCTCGGGGTGCCGGTCGGCGGGCCGTCACCGGTCCACACGAAGATCTCCGAGTCCGGTCCGCACGGGCCGGTCGGGCCGTTGGACCACCAGTTGTCCGCGCCGAGCGCCTCCACCGGCACGCCGAGCGCGGCCCAGGTGTCCCGCGCCGTCTCGTCCGGCCCGAGCCCGTGGCCGTCCCCGCCGAAGATCGTCGCGTGCAGCTTCCCCGGCGGGATGCCGTAGCCGTCGGTGAGCAGGTCGAAGCCCCAGCGCAGGCTGGTCGCGATGTCGTAGTCACCGAGCGACCAGGAACCGAGCATCTGGAACACGGTCAGGTGGGTCCGGTCGCCCACCTCGTCCAGGTCGGTGGTGCGCAGGCACCGCTGCACGTTGACCAGGCGGCGTCCGCCCGGGTGCGGGCGCCCCAGCAGGTACGGCGTGAGCGGGTGCATGCCGGACGTGGTGAACAGCACCGGGTCGCCGGGCGGCGGCACCAGGGAACTCTCCGGCGCGTCGGAGTGCCCGAGACGGTGGTAGTGCTCTCCGAAGATGCGGATGATCTCGTCGGGTGTCATGGCGGGTGCCTTCCGGGTACGGGCGACCGGACGGCCCGCGCGACGGCGGTCATGACACACGACGACGCCGGCGGACCGTCTCCGGTCGCCGGCGTGAAAGTGGGGCAGGTCAGGCGGCGGCAACCGGCGAGCGGGAAGCTCGCGCGGCTGCGGCGGTGATCGATCGCCAGCTCTGCATACCGCCAACGCTATCCCACTTCCCTCCCCCTGCCCACCGCTTTCCCCTCCCACCCGCTCGCTCCGCGCCCCACGCCACTCCGCCCTTCACCCCGCTCCGCGCCCCACGCCACTCCACGCCGCACTCGCGCCGCGCCCCACGCTGCTCCGCGCTGATTCACGGAAAGCGTGGCTAACAACGCCTGGATAGCCACGCTTTCCGTGAATCAGCGCGCTCTGGGAGTGGGGGCGGAGGTGAGCAGGTGGTGGTAGAGGGCGGTCAGGCGTTCGGCCTGGGCCTCCCAGGTCCAGGTGGGCAGCGGCGAGTCCGGGCCGTCGTAGGCGGCGCGGTAGCGGGCCGGGTCGGCGAGCACCGCCCGCACGGCTCGGGCCAGGTCGGCGGCGTCCCGGGCGCGGAACACCTCACCCTGGCCGGTGGCCCGGACCGTGTCGGCCATGGTGCGGACGTCGCTCACCACGATCGGCAGCCGCGCGTGCGCGTACTCGAAGAACTTGGTGATCAACGCGATCTCGTGGTTGGGCCAGTGGTGCAGCGGAATGAGCCCGACGTCGGCGGTGGCGAGGAACGCGACGAGCTGCCGGTGCGGCACGTACGGCAGCACGTGCACCCGGTCGGCGACACCGTGCCGGGCGGCACGCGCCACGACCTGCCGGACGTAGGTGGCGGCCGGGTCGGCGACGACCAGGGCCAGGTGTACGCCGGGCAGCCGGGGCAGCGCCTCGACCACGGTGTCCACGCCGCGCTGGACGGCCATCGCACCGCTGTAGACCAGCAACGGGGTGCCGGCGGCCACGCCGCAGCGGGCCCGGAGGTCGGGTGCACCCCGTTCGTCCGCCTCGCCCGGCTCGGATGCGGCCCCGGCGACCGACGCGCGCTCGACCACCGGCACGAACTCGGCGGCAGCCACCGGCGCGGCGACAACGACCGGTTCGACGGCAGAGGCCGACCCGACGGCGGTGACCGGTCCGACGGCAGAGGCCGACCCGACAGCAGCGACCGGCGCGGCGACAACGACCGGTTCGGCGACGGTGACCGGGGCGT is a window from the Micromonospora sp. DSM 45708 genome containing:
- a CDS encoding glycosyltransferase, whose protein sequence is MPCDTATPPGAGRRVVMLVDNAVEGDSRVQKAARSAADAGWDVTLLGCARVDAERHWRLGDAEVRVLPLDAPRVTPPAAPGPRDGVLAGRDGAPDARHDGSSPRGGVPRLVGGVSGLRRRLVARGGLPLRAARLARRPVEHAQVRYWRARLGDRAWRRLEPGLWDYERVAGPVIDALRPDLIHAHDFRMLGVAARAVDRARDQGRAVKLVWDAHEWLPGARPRRDNARWLPAHLGYVREYVGHADAVVTVSDTLADLLVRDHALPERPTVVLNAPVTVAEPVVVAAPVAAVGSASAVGPVTAVGSASAVEPVVVAAPVAAAEFVPVVERASVAGAASEPGEADERGAPDLRARCGVAAGTPLLVYSGAMAVQRGVDTVVEALPRLPGVHLALVVADPAATYVRQVVARAARHGVADRVHVLPYVPHRQLVAFLATADVGLIPLHHWPNHEIALITKFFEYAHARLPIVVSDVRTMADTVRATGQGEVFRARDAADLARAVRAVLADPARYRAAYDGPDSPLPTWTWEAQAERLTALYHHLLTSAPTPRAR